From Homalodisca vitripennis isolate AUS2020 chromosome 1, UT_GWSS_2.1, whole genome shotgun sequence, the proteins below share one genomic window:
- the LOC124353048 gene encoding uncharacterized protein LOC124353048 gives MKSYRDHAYLLHDSNQWSVKNENNGLTREKLKLYMSKMTIEKLHLSDIKTCFKLLCQVLNEQFGRRVIVLMDNFDALVESPLFSRNPNMSSVFKDVNSDLLRCESVERSLVMGRGCELGSSSELFLPANIRTTTQAWPYFGLSVAELEELLRHVVRRPEAREKAMHRILHRDSCSNTRSCTVAADNDRPVAKQMYCFESLMEYFKQEEANDYPAYVEYDFK, from the coding sequence atgAAAAGTTATCGTGATCATGCATACCTTTTGCACGATAGTAATCAGTGGTcagtgaaaaatgaaaataatggaCTTACTAGAGAGAAACTGAAATTGTACATGAGTAAAATGactattgaaaaattacatttgtcAGACATTAAGacttgttttaaattgttgtgcCAAGTCTTGAATGAACAGTTTGGAAGGCGTGTTATTGTTTTAATGGATAACTTTGACGCTCTTGTGGAGAGCCCACTATTTTCTCGGAATCCAAATATGTCCAGTGTCTTCAAAGACGTAAACAGTGACTTACTTCGATGTGAAAGTGTGGAAAGGTCCTTGGTGATGGGAAGGGGATGTGAATTAGGATCGTCATCGGAGCTATTCCTTCCCGCCAATATCAGGACAACTACCCAGGCGTGGCCGTACTTCGGGCTGAGTGTCGCCGAGCTGGAGGAGCTCTTGCGGCATGTCGTCAGGAGACCTGAAGCTCGCGAGAAAGCCATGCACAGAATTCTCCACAGGGATAGCTGTAGCAATACGAGGAGTTGTACAGTAGCTGCAGACAATGACAGGCCAGTAGCTAAACAAATGTATTGCTTTGAATCTCTgatggaatattttaaacaagaagAAGCGAATGATTATCCCGCTTATGTAGAATACGACTTTAAGTAG